The Drosophila innubila isolate TH190305 chromosome 2L unlocalized genomic scaffold, UK_Dinn_1.0 4_B_2L, whole genome shotgun sequence genome segment GATGATTGCCAATCAATAACAAtctagatttaattttaacaaaccTGCAAAGCGATTGTGTCAATGTTTGCTGTCctgtacattttatatttatatatatatatatgtatatatatatatacttaccCCCCTCACGCCCATGGCTAActttaatgatgatgatgattaatCAACGTACCTTTTTGTAATTGGCCACTCGCGTTGCAGGTTTCAGgtttttgcatttcttttgcaGTCAGGGATGAAGCTGAAGCTATGTCTTGTGCTGGAAAGAAGATTTACTCATCTAACAAACGTTTTACGTAATGATTAATAGACGATCAAATTTTGTAGTCTTAAGcggcatatatatatatatatatttatatatattcatatacatatatatatgcataactCGTCACCATCTCCCACATAATACAAAGAGCGTGCAAGTTGTAAATTAAGATAAGAAAACGCCGACGATAATGAATACTGATGATAatgagtttaatttatttaaagaaagcaTGGTGTGAAACAAACATAATAttagttaaaaacaaaaactaatcaCACATggtaaaactttattaaacactaagtgaaaaaagtaaatgcttctatttctataatttttcatACAAAGAGTACGCAATGCTTAGGACAGAGATCCAGATATAACTGATCCAGatgatataaataataatgccGTTGAGCTATAACTGTATGCtaagctatttatttaatttatgcctAGTATTaatcataaacaaaaagaaaacaatatgagaaaaaaaagctTCAAACGCTGATCCAATGGATTTCGTACACTTGTagttgaaaaaagaaaaaatatatatatatatatactcgtatatatatatatgaatatgttaAGAATCGCTTAAcgatttattaattgtaatcAAATAATACGTTGAAAATGGAAGTGAATGCCGAGCAACTCAATATTAGTTATagtattacaaattattattacaaaagcGTTGCGTTtcataagataaaaaaaaagaaattggaATGCGAAGAATAAAAAATCCAAGTTGATATTCGATAAACGATTATAAGGaaaatcacaacaaaaataaataataaagcgATAACGATTcgtataaaagaaaaaaaatcctcTACTACCTATACATTAGTtatgtgtattttaatttgaactttAGTTGTTACAAATGAACATGCGatatcatatataaatatacacacacgaacacaaaCATGTAGATCTACATATATGACAATGatgattatattaaaaatacaactaaTAATGGTAATGCGCATATacatagaaaaacaaacattaatacataaatctactaatttttaattttaattgtacattgattttttattaccatgtatttttatttgaaataaagttttacaaaatgaaacaGTGTCGTCACATTTGGCCTTGAGATTTTAACACCAAGAGACTCCAATTcacttgaaataaataaatatgaaagcaattgaaatatttaaaacgtTGTAGACCAGCGGGCTCTCGTTTGCAACGATATCCAATATATCATCTGAATCGAAACAGAATCAAAAGCCAGTTCAACCAATCCTTTGTTGCCTTTTCATTTAAAGAGATTTCGCTGCTGgcggcattttcatttttacattttataacaagaaataaaaggtcaaatcatgatttttatttttgtaccgTTCGAAAATCCACTGCCatatttttcaacaacaacaacacgaatgCGTTTCGTTTtgcaaggaaaaaaaaactaataaataaaaccatttGTAAACATGTGTgtctatattttataattttcatgcGATCGACATGCaaacatacaacaaaaaaagaagcgcacaaaatttaaatcatattcGAGAAAATAACTATAACTGCATGCGCATTATGATATTAAAACCATTAAGTCGTAAAACGTTCATTGTAGATTTCAGCATATAGGAAAGATCCCAGTCCCCAGCACATAAGTTTATAcatatagaaattaaaaatccaaacaaaattcatgcatattaactgaaataaaattacgAAGAAAAaccaatatatatacatacttttataataaattgaaaaaacgtacatataatacttaaacaacaaataaacataaagaaCTCCACACAATTCATGTTAAGATataataaaaccaaataaataaaatatttaaaagcaaaaagttCGTTTCCTTCAAGAGCTTTCCTTAcagcacttttttttgtatatttacagCACTGAACATGGTGGTCGCTTTTCGATATTATCATTTATCGTTATCGCTCTAATGGGGCAAGtagctttttatatttagtaatcgactaatatattaaaaataaataataacaatggaAGCAAGTGCAACATTTAAGGGAGAAGTGGACAAAACACAGATACCACCGCTTAATCAAAAGCGTATACTTGCCTTTGTTAACCATTTTCTGATAAACACATGTACGTTTCTCAATGAATTCGCTTTGAACTGTGAGACAAAATTCGTCCAATTGGAACGTCAGCTACAAAGAACCGAAGCTGCCTTAATTATACTAGAGGCGAAGCTTGCTTCAATTCCCCTAGACAACGAAGTGGACACTGCCAAAAGCTCGGCAACGATCGCAGCGAACATTGTTGTGGAGGAGAAAGAGACGCCAGCAGAGGAAGTGGCTCCAGCTAAAGTTGAGACCAAACGAGTGCGTGCCTGCGAAGATGTTcgatataaaaagtttttcaaaatgcTACATGTGGGCGTGCCAGCGCCTGCTGTGAAACAGAAAATGCTGTCCGAGGGTCTGGAACCGCAAGTGCTAGAGTGAGTTGGATATTCTTCGAATTAAGAGCTCTGTTACCGAGTCTGTTAATTTACATTGCAGCAAACCAGATTCAATACTTGAGGACGGCGTGATCGAGTAGTCGAATCCTGTGGACAGCACCTATTGTGATATAGCGTTCGTGCGAATGCtaccattttaaattaaacacatttgcttaaatttacgtctaatttgttttattttccactTGTTGCACACCTTTTGGGAACGGCATGAAAAGCAGTCGAtgaaaacaacttaaaaacaCTTCATTAGAGAAAAGAGCGGGTTAGATGCGGATTGACCATCGGTGATCGGCAGCTTAGAACTGAATCATCTGTCCCTTGCGCTTCTTGTCGCCTCCCAACTCGAAGTGCTTGCAACGCTTCAGGGGTGTCTGCTTGCGGTACTTGCATTCGGTGCATTCCATACGCAGCACAATTTTTTTGGTGGTCTTAGCCTATATAGAGACGAAAGAAAGTAAATAGAGTTAGTACACGTCGGTAACTTGTTGCATATTCATTATATAtctattaatttgtttgctaGTGCAGGCTCGGGAACGCTCTGAAACGGAGCTGAACAGCTGCCTTGACAGGCCGCACCATGACACTTGCATTTACTTTGGGCAACAATCTGTTCCCACCAAAAAGCCGAATGCTCAAGCGAGGCAATTTAGTTCTACGAAAGgccaataaaataacataGTTCCAAAGTTATTGATTTGTTTGAAGCTGGCGGATCAGGCACGCTATTGAAAAAGCAGTACCGCTACCTTTAATGGCCGCACCGAACcaggtaaaataaatatatagatttctTTTGCACCCTCTGTCCACCAGACGGCCGATTGAAATTGCGGCAATCCCGGTCTACTGGAAGTGctcagtttattttatttaacaaatccCATATCCCGTAATATCGTGCTCACCTTCTTCCTGAAGATGGGCTTAGTTTGACCACCAAAACCCTGCTGTTTCCTGTCGTAACGTCTTCTGCCCTGAGCGCCCTTGCGCTCCTTGGACTTCTTGTACTGCGTTACCTTGTGCAGCTTGTGGCACTTGCACTTTTTGCACAGGGTGCGACGTTGTTTAGGTACATTCACCTGAAAAAGTACAATgtatacattatttttgattcttgATTACAACGGGACCAGCAACAAAGACTCGACGCCGAAACACGAAATTTTGCAAAGCAAATAGAATGTATTTAAAGTACGCACATTCGTGAAATATTTGGTTCAAAACACGCACAGCAAATCATTGTGCGAAATGTTAGtatttcaattacattttaagaattattaacACGGATGCTTCACGATTTTCGCTGAGCACAATCTAAACACCTACCATCTTGAATAGGAAAGAATACCCAAAAAGACGGAATTAGAGATGGTCAAAATGTACGTGTCGCTGTGCCTGTCAAATTTCAGTGTTGCTAATTTATCGCAGGTACTTATCGATATTTGGCATTCACCGGGTGTAGTGTTGAGATGAATGTTGCCCATCACtagttagtaaaattaaacaaaaaaaaattccgcacaaaaaaaatagctggaaaataataacttttcaGCGCCAGTCGAGTTGCCTGGTGGACAACGGCCGTGCGCTCAAGTTGTGTGCAATGAGAAAAGGCTGGAAAACATGCAGAACCAGAATTGCAGCCGGATAAATACACCACTAACGGAATTGACGGTCGTCGTGATATCgcaattagcataaaaatgaGATTGGGCTACTACGAGACAGGCGAgacagcaattaaaatgcaaagaatGTACGGACTGTTGTTGCCAACCTTGACATTTTGGATAATCTGCTTACATTTGCCGATACAGTCGAAGCAATTGCAAATAACAGCGCCATGCGATCGTAGTCGCAAAGTGTTCACAGAGCCCTACGGCGAGATAAGCGATGGTCCATCCGGCTACAATTATACGCAGGACTCGCACTGTGAATGGCTGATAAAGGCGAAAAATGACAGTCAATTCATTACACTAACATTCCACAGCATGGGCACCGAGTGCTCCTATgactacatatatgtatatgatggCGACTCCTTCAATTCAACGCTGCTAGGCAGCTTCAGTGGACGCACCCAGCCACAGAGATTGGTTGCACGCAGCGGTAGTGTAAGTAACACCAAGACCTTTCACGTTTCATGGATTCATTAATAATGTGTCTCCCTTGCAGATGCTTATACTTATGTACAGCGATACAAACTATGTGCTCGATGGATTTCGGGCTTCCTACTACATATCAAACTGCCTAAACAACTGTCATAATCATGGCAAGTGCGTTGGCCATCAGTGTGTCTGCCACGGCGAATGGGTGGGGCCCGATTGTGAAGACGAGGCATGCCCACTGAAATGTGGCGAGCAGCAGGGACGCGGTAAGTGCCAGAAGAGCATTTGCCATTGCTCGAATGGCTACAGCGGACGACTCTGTGATCTCAGTGATAATCCGCCGGGCAGCAGCTGGCGATGGCTTGCCACCGATGCCGAAGGCATGACGCCGCGTGCTGCACATACCGCCGTCTATATAGAGGATGAGGATTCACTGTTTGTCTTTGGCGGATATGATCTAAACAATGTTATCAGCACGCTGCAAGTCTATCGCTTTAGCACAAGCCAATGGGAGGATGAATGGGGCATACCACTGCAGAGTCGTCGTCACTTTTATCATCCCCATAAAATAGATCATACGCTGCTCAAGGCAGTGCTGCATCACAAGAACGAGGATGAGGCCAAGCTCTGGGGCCTGACGAGCGATGTGAGCTTCTTTCGTAATATACTCTATACATTGGCTGAATCGAATTTGCATCAACGACGAACGCGTTCCTCTCTCCCATTGACCACAGTGAATGCCAATTCCACGGATGAGGAGCTCTCCGAGTATCTGGAGGATATACTCGAAGAGGTCACAGATCACAAGCCACATGGACGTTATGGCCATGCGGCGGATCGGGTGCCCGGCGGTTTTGTCATCTACGGCGGCAAGCATGCCAATGGCAGCTTCTACAATGATCTCTGGCAGTACAATAATACGGAAAATGGTGGCAAATGGAAGCAAATGGCCATCAGATCACAAATTCAGCCGCCAGCGTTGGCACGTCACACGCTCACAACGGCTGCGGATCATTTGTATCTGTTTGGCGGAAGCGTGGAGACGGGTGAATTCTCTTCAAGCATTTATCGCATCCGGCTGCCACTCAACGAGGATTCCCAGTGGCAGTTGGTGCAACCGCGAGGTGGAAAAACACTGGACGTACGCCTTGCAGCACATTCTACGGTTTATTATAGCGCAACGAATTCCTTGATTGTCTTTGGCGGCATTATGACCAGTTTGGCACGCTTTTCCAAGTTATCGGATCGCATTTTTGCCTTTCAACTGGATCAACTACACTGGACTGAGATACTGTATCCTCGCACTGCACTCCGGGACACAAACATTCCACGTGAACGCGCCTTTCACACGGCCACAATATCCGGAAATTATATGATTGTCTTTGGCGGTTACACGCATCGCCACAACAAGGATGAGATCTGCTATGATAATCAAATGTATTGGTATCATCTCAGCTGTCACATTTGGATCAATCAGGTGGTCTCCGCCGATGACAGTCTCTATCCGAAATCTCAGGGTGTTTTCGCCCAGGCGGCTGCACTGCGTCGAAATCACACTCTGCTCATCGTGGGCGGTTATCATGGCAATGTGAATGCGGACCTGTTTGCCTACGAATTGCCGCAAGTGTTGCGCGTGGAGAACACGCTGTATAATCATAATCCGGAAATGTCATGTCGCTTACATGGATCCCACACCGCCTGTCTGTCCAATCCAGAATGTGGCTGGTGCTCCGCCGATAGCAGTTGCTATGGACGCACAATTGGCGCCAATTGCACCACAAATCTACAGACAACACGTTGTCCTGGCATTTGTCCCTCGTTGGGGGATTGTCATTCCTGCTTGGTGCACGGCACGTCGTGGGGAAGTGGCAACAGTGCCGCTGCTGCCTTCTCCGTGGCTAGTAAACTTGGCCTTAACGAATGCACGTGGTGTGTACAGAATGCCCGCTGCCATCATCGGGATGATAATTATGGCATCTGCGGGGACAGCGCCGGCTGGTGGGGCGACCAGGGCACTGAGATTCGTCAGCCTGATATGTGCACCCGGAATGATAGACGACCAGGTCTCACCTATATTAAGTACAATTATCCTGTTAACTATACAATGCCGGATTATGTGGGCATTGTCAATGCCACCATGGTGGACTTTTCCTCACCCCCACCAGCTGCGTACTTTGAGCAGCGACAGGAGGGCGAAATGCTGGCCCGGCTCCTGGGATTTGTGCGTCCGCAGCAGCaatggaacaacaacaacaactcggcTATACAGGTGTGCAGCAGCTACTCCTCCGCGGTGCTCCGTGCTGGACTCGGCATGAATCTCGATGCACTGGAAAATGTAACCAGTCAAATCTCAAATCAATCCTATTGCAGCAATGTCCAGCTGCCAAGCACCGAGCAACCTTTCCTCATTGATTTCCAGGTGAGTTGGCAAAGAgaattgcattatttatgatattaattaatgattttcAACTGATATTTAATGTACATCAAAAATCtatagaaaacaatttaatttatatataaattaaaatttttcaatagaTGTTTAATCTACATAGATCGAATCAAAAATCTTTAGgcagatattttaaatagagacattacgagtattttatatataatataaattggaATAATTATGATACTCGATTAATTACTAAGAAAGAAAAGATATAACTATACAtaccattattattaatatcaaaattttccaCAAGTTATTTAATCTATTGTAAGCATatcaaatatctttaaaaaaaaaaaccttaatataaattgatacatgatacaataataaataaaaattgcgtTAATTGTGATAAGCTACAGTTGTTTTCAAACTGATATTTAATATGCTCGGATCACAGGACataatatgtttatgttttatattttttcattaattccGACAAATTAACGtctttatgattttttacggAATTTTCCTTCATTCATAAgagaaaaaatatgttttatttcgCAACTCTTAATTTATAATGTaactcttaaataaaaatgggaacacttataataattacaaattattattattattttgttagctcaattaatttaacttaaaatacgttttaaatttaaaccaaCCTAATTAGCCCTTGTACTGTAAAAATAATCTTCAATTTAATGAATTCTCAATTCTTTGCAGGCACGTCGTCGCATTGGACagaacaacatctacaacacgTATCAGAAGACTAAAATGGAGTTGCAGCATTTGCACAATGGTCAATTGAATGCCTTTACATTTGAGTATCTGGAGCCGTACTACTCCGGCGATTGTACTCAGTATGGCAATTGTTTGCACTGCCTGACAGATGCCTCCTGCTCCTGGTGTCCATTGAGCGGCAAATGCCATTTAAAGTCGGTCAATGAGAGCGCTGTTTGTGTGGCCAACACCAATGATACCCTGGAGCATGGCACGCATTGGGCATATTTGATCAGTCAGCCAAGTCAATGTGCCAACTGTTCCAACTATGTGAGCTGTGAGGCGTGTGTTTCCACGCCTGGCAATGGCGAATGCGAATGGTGGCTGGATGATGCACGTTGCGGTCGCATTGGCAAATCCAACAGCAGTGTCCGAGCAATTGGACAATGTCCGCGTCCATGCCGGGAGCGTCATGGCTGTGATCAGTGTTTGGGCGAGCGAGGTCGTTGTGTTTGGTGTGAGGCGAGTGCTCAGTGCTTCAGTTTTGCAGTGTACACCAGCGAGTATCAGTTTGGCATGTGCCGCGAGTGGATTGACAAGGTGGGAACACCACCCAGCATCCCAGCAacgtcatcgtcatcctcctcctcctcctcctcctcatccaCATCGCAAACCACAACATTGATAATGAGGTCAAATGAACCACGTGCGTTGCAACAATGTAAATCCTGTGATCGTCATCGCAATTGCACCTCCTGTCTGAGAGCCTTGAGCTGTGGCTGGTGCTTCGATCGTGATAACCCCATTGAGGGCATCTGCATGCAGGGAGATTTCAGCTATAGCGCTGGAAACTGCTCCTTGGCCCTAAACAGCAGCACACAACACGATGCGGAATGGGCGTATGCCCAGTGTCCGGATGTGGATGAGTGTGGTCTTGGTCTGCATGATTGCCACAAGGAGGCCAAGTGCACCAACACCCAGGGCAGCTACAATTGCCACTGTCGTCGTGGCTACAACGGCGATGGAAGATTCAGCTGTGTCCGCACTTGTTACGAGTTCTGTCAACATGGTTATTGCTCTGGTCCGCCAGATTACAGCTGCAAATGTGACTTGGGCTGGACGGGAGCTGATTGTGGCATCAGCTGTGGCTGCAACAATCACTCCACGTGCACTGAACGCCTCGGCAAGTGTGACCAATGCCAATCCTGGACAGAGGGAGAGCGCTGTGAGCGATGTCGTCAGGGAAGCTACGGCAATGCCACCGCTACTGTCGGCTGTCATCCCTGCGAGTGCAACGGTCATGGTAATCAAGATCAGGTCAGTACTTGAGCAatctttcttatttattttaattattaaaatttagaagaTAATGCTTATTTATGCTTAGAAGAGTGCATACAGATTAATCAgataataccaaaaaaaaaaaacaataatattagtatttttttgtttttaacttaAGATAGAAAATTCGTAATTCGATTCCCAAACCGAATACCAGCAGCAATTATACAGATACAGACTTGAATATTGATAGTCAAATAACTTTATAATGATAAATGtttcttataaaatttcaagttaTTCGACATAGCGATACCAAAATTGTATACCTGCTTAATGtcgaaattgtttttgctttctattcccgaaatattaatatttatattcacgGAATAACACCGGTACCGATACCGataccgttaaccgaaacttaCCGTTATATTTTTAGTGCCGGAACTGAAACCTTAACCGAATgcaaattctctgtcaagaacagATTAcagaaacgtttgtaccggtacggttgtggtaaagttgctacgTCAAGGAGTTGTCcaactgccataacttgatcaaaactgaatagattttcaagtagaatgtcattttgatcatgatttggcttcttaattcattctgcatttaaattttgttcatttagaaaattttattaatttcgaccaagatttgatttcgatggtaagggtcccccctttgaaatttcgaaaattcaaaattttaaatctcaagttttcacttttaatcaactccttacatcgtaattagtataaaaaaaacactttaaacttgattttaagacctttcatttttttgtaaaaaatcatgtgaaattgaacaaaaatttggacttgtaaagtggttaaatccgaagtctgaccaacttcaaactgccataacttgatcaaaactgaaccgattttcaagtggaatataATTCtggtcttgatttggcctccaaattcattttgcattcaatttttattaaattcttaaaaaaataataagctctagattctactagatatttatttcgatgctaagggtccaccctttgaaatttcgaaaatttaaaatctaattttttcacttttaatcaactgcttatatcgtaataagtataaaaaaaaaattacatatttattataaaacgacatcttaa includes the following:
- the LOC117782183 gene encoding WASH complex subunit 3 encodes the protein MEASATFKGEVDKTQIPPLNQKRILAFVNHFLINTCTFLNEFALNCETKFVQLERQLQRTEAALIILEAKLASIPLDNEVDTAKSSATIAANIVVEEKETPAEEVAPAKVETKRVRACEDVRYKKFFKMLHVGVPAPAVKQKMLSEGLEPQVLDKPDSILEDGVIE
- the LOC117782184 gene encoding 60S ribosomal protein L44, with translation MVNVPKQRRTLCKKCKCHKLHKVTQYKKSKERKGAQGRRRYDRKQQGFGGQTKPIFRKKAKTTKKIVLRMECTECKYRKQTPLKRCKHFELGGDKKRKGQMIQF